A genomic window from Vitis riparia cultivar Riparia Gloire de Montpellier isolate 1030 chromosome 16, EGFV_Vit.rip_1.0, whole genome shotgun sequence includes:
- the LOC117933774 gene encoding C-type lectin receptor-like tyrosine-protein kinase At1g52310, giving the protein MEGKLVRLQFPLLVISCLVFQLRASDAILHESRRSLESRKEALCPPDWITGPDKNKCFRHIGNPQSWDVSEAYCKSLGGHLAALTSFQELSSVQNLCGESNNGCWVGGRRVNSTFGAGWKWSDNTSHWNESIFPNCTNSSCHIKNSVDSCTLVTNGSTSLIGERCNMSHASICMIDIENKCYHMHCHKEYLIILAVVSGLILSTTLAVVIWLLAYRRSKRRRRSRKLSNPAASALVPPSWKVFTNEELRSITKNFSEGNRLLGDAKTGGTYSGLLPDGSRVAVKRLKRSTFQRKKEFYSEIGRVARLHHPNLVAVKGCCYDHGDRYIVYEFIINGPLDRWLHHIPRGGRSLDWAMRMKIATTLAQGIAFLHDKVKPHVVHRDIRASNVLLDEEFGAHLMGVGLSKFVSWEVMHQGTVMAGGTYGYLAPEFVYRNELTTKSDVYSFGVLLLEIVSGRRPAQAVDSVGWQSIFEWATPLVQSHRYPELLDPLISSSSADIPEAGVIQKVVDLVYACTQHVPSMRPRMSHVVHQLQQLAQPPIAK; this is encoded by the exons ATGGAAGGGAAGCTGGTGCGTCTGCAGTTTCCTTTGCTGGTGATTTCTTGCCTTGTATTCCAGCTCCGTGCCTCAGATGCT ATCTTGCATGAATCACGGCGGTCACTTGAGTCTAGGAAGGAAG CATTGTGCCCTCCTGATTGGATCACTGGCCCAGATAAGAATAAGTGCTTTAGGCATATAGGAAACCCTCAATCATGGGATGTATCAGAGGCCTACTGTAAAAGTTTAGGGGGACACTTGGCAGCACTGACATCATTCCAAGAACTAAGCTCTGTTCAAAATCTATGTGGTGAGAGCAACAATGGCTGCTGGGTTGGAGGGAGACGTGTCAACTCTACTTTTGGTGCTGGTTGGAAGTGGTCTGACAATACATCACATTGGAATGAATCAATCTTTCCCAATTGCACCAACTCTTCATGCCACATAAAAAATTCAGTTGATTCTTGTACACTGGTGACAAATGGATCCACTTCTCTCATTGGTGAGAGATGCAACATGTCTCATGCTTCTATATGCATGATTGATATAG AGAACAAATGTTACCACATGCACTGCCACAAGGAATATCTTATTATCCTTGCAGTTGTTAGTGGGTTGATCCTCAGCACGACATTAGCTGTTGTGATTTGGCTCCTTGCATATAGGCGTAGCAAGAGGCGTAGAAGATCTCGCAAACTCTCTAATCCAGCAGCATCTGCATTAGTTCCCCCTTCATGGAAGGTTTTCACGAATGAGGAACTGAGGTCAATTACAAAGAATTTCAGTGAAGGAAACCGGCTTCTTGGAGATGCCAAAACAGGTGGCACGTATAGCGGGCTTCTACCTGATGGATCAAGGGTGGCGGTTAAAAGGCTGAAGAGGTCTACTTTCCAGAGGAAAAAGGAGTTTTATTCTGAGATTGGAAGGGTTGCTAGGCTACACCATCCAAATTTGGTTGCTGTGAAAGGGTGCTGCTATGACCATGGTGACCGCTACATTGTTTATGAGTTTATAATCAATGGACCCTTGGACAGGTGGCTACACCACATACCAAGGGGAGGCAGAAGTTTGGATTGGGCCATGAGAATGAAAATTGCCACAACTCTTGCACAAGGAATTGC GTTTCTGCATGACAAGGTGAAGCCACATGTTGTACATCGGGATATACGAGCAAGTAATGTACTGCTTGATGAAGAGTTTGGTGCACACCTAATGGGGGTTGGCCTCTCAAAGTTTGTTTCTTGGGAAGTGATGCATCAGGGGACAGTAATGGCCGGTGGGACGTATGGATACCTTGCTCCAGAATTTGTGTACAGAAATGAGCTTACAACCAAAAGTGATGTTTACAGTTTTGGAGTGCTGCTGCTTGAAATTGTGAGTGGACGTAGGCCTGCACAGGCAGTTGACTCAGTAGGTTGGCAAAGTATATTTGAATGGGCCACACCTCTGGTGCAGTCTCACCGCTATCCCGAGCTTTTGGACCCTCTcatatcttcttcttctgctgATATTCCAGAAGCTGGTGTCATTCAGAAGGTAGTGGACCTTGTGTATGCCTGCACACAGCATGTCCCATCTATGCGTCCCAGAATGTCCCACGTCGTCCATCAACTGCAACAGTTGGCTCAGCCACCTATTGCCAAGTAA